One Struthio camelus isolate bStrCam1 chromosome 10, bStrCam1.hap1, whole genome shotgun sequence genomic region harbors:
- the MAF gene encoding transcription factor Maf isoform X1, giving the protein MASELAMSNSDLPTSPLAMEYVNDFDLMKFEVKKEPVETDRIISQCGRLIAGGSLSSTPMSTPCSSVPPSPSFSAPSPGSGTDQKTHLEDYYWMTGYPQQLNPEALGFSPEDAVEALINSSHHPLPGAFDGYARGQQLAAAAGAGGSVPGEEMGSAAAVVSAVIAAAAAQGGAGPHYHHHHHHHPHHGPGGGGGGGGGAGHPHAAAPGSAPPSSASSAAGSGGGGGGGGGGGGGGGGGGGGGAGGLHHPHHGPGGGGGAGGLHFDDRFSDEQLVTMSVRELNRQLRGVSKEEVIRLKQKRRTLKNRGYAQSCRFKRVQQRHVLESEKNQLLQQVEHLKQEISRLVRERDAYKEKYEKLVSNGFRENGSSSDNPSSPEFFMYPRESSTTVM; this is encoded by the coding sequence ATGGCATCAGAACTGGCAATGAGCAACTCCGACCTGCCCACCAGTCCCCTGGCCATGGAATATGTTAATGACTTCGATCTGATGAAGTTTGAAGTGAAAAAGGAGCCGGTGGAGACCGATCGCATTATCAGCCAGTGCGGCCGCTTGATCGCCGGGGGCTCGCTCTCCTCCACGCCGATGAGCACGCCCTGCAGCTCGGTGCCCCCGTCCCCCAGCTTCTCGGCgcccagccccggctccggcACCGACCAGAAGACCCACCTGGAAGACTACTACTGGATGACGGGCTACCCGCAGCAGCTCAACCCCGAGGCGCTGGGCTTCAGCCCCGAGGACGCGGTGGAGGCGCTCATCAACAGCAGCCACCACCCGCTGCCCGGCGCCTTCGATGGCTATGCTAGAGGGCagcagctggccgccgccgccggcgccggcggctcgGTGCCCGGCGAGGAGAtgggctcggccgccgccgtgGTGTCGGCGGTGatcgccgcggcggcggcgcagggcggcgcggggccccactaccaccaccaccaccaccaccacccgcaccacggccccggcggcggcggcggcggcggcggcggcgccgggcacccgcacgccgcggcgccgggcagcgcgccgccctcctccgcctcctcggccgccggctcgggcggcggcggcggcggcggcggcggcggaggaggaggaggcggcggcggcggcggcggcggcgccggggggctgcaCCACCCGCACcacggcccgggcggcggcggcggcgccggggggctccACTTCGACGACCGCTTCTCGGACGAGCAGCTGGTGACCATGTCGGTGCGGGAGCTGAACCGGCAGCTGCGGGGCGTCAGCAAGGAGGAGGTGATCCGCctcaagcagaagaggaggacCCTCAAAAACAGGGGCTATGCCCAGTCCTGCCGCTTCAAGAGGGTCCAGCAGCGGCACGTCCTCGAGTCGGAGAAgaaccagctgctgcagcaagtgGAGCACCTAAAGCAGGAGATCTCCAGGCTGGTCCGGGAGAGGGACGCCTACAAGGAAAAGTACGAGAAGCTGGTCAGCAATGGCTTCAGAGAAAACGGATCCAGCAGCGACAACCCTTCCTCTCCAGAGTTTTTCAT
- the MAF gene encoding transcription factor Maf isoform X2 — protein MASELAMSNSDLPTSPLAMEYVNDFDLMKFEVKKEPVETDRIISQCGRLIAGGSLSSTPMSTPCSSVPPSPSFSAPSPGSGTDQKTHLEDYYWMTGYPQQLNPEALGFSPEDAVEALINSSHHPLPGAFDGYARGQQLAAAAGAGGSVPGEEMGSAAAVVSAVIAAAAAQGGAGPHYHHHHHHHPHHGPGGGGGGGGGAGHPHAAAPGSAPPSSASSAAGSGGGGGGGGGGGGGGGGGGGGGAGGLHHPHHGPGGGGGAGGLHFDDRFSDEQLVTMSVRELNRQLRGVSKEEVIRLKQKRRTLKNRGYAQSCRFKRVQQRHVLESEKNQLLQQVEHLKQEISRLVRERDAYKEKYEKLVSNGFRENGSSSDNPSSPEFFM, from the coding sequence ATGGCATCAGAACTGGCAATGAGCAACTCCGACCTGCCCACCAGTCCCCTGGCCATGGAATATGTTAATGACTTCGATCTGATGAAGTTTGAAGTGAAAAAGGAGCCGGTGGAGACCGATCGCATTATCAGCCAGTGCGGCCGCTTGATCGCCGGGGGCTCGCTCTCCTCCACGCCGATGAGCACGCCCTGCAGCTCGGTGCCCCCGTCCCCCAGCTTCTCGGCgcccagccccggctccggcACCGACCAGAAGACCCACCTGGAAGACTACTACTGGATGACGGGCTACCCGCAGCAGCTCAACCCCGAGGCGCTGGGCTTCAGCCCCGAGGACGCGGTGGAGGCGCTCATCAACAGCAGCCACCACCCGCTGCCCGGCGCCTTCGATGGCTATGCTAGAGGGCagcagctggccgccgccgccggcgccggcggctcgGTGCCCGGCGAGGAGAtgggctcggccgccgccgtgGTGTCGGCGGTGatcgccgcggcggcggcgcagggcggcgcggggccccactaccaccaccaccaccaccaccacccgcaccacggccccggcggcggcggcggcggcggcggcggcgccgggcacccgcacgccgcggcgccgggcagcgcgccgccctcctccgcctcctcggccgccggctcgggcggcggcggcggcggcggcggcggcggaggaggaggaggcggcggcggcggcggcggcggcgccggggggctgcaCCACCCGCACcacggcccgggcggcggcggcggcgccggggggctccACTTCGACGACCGCTTCTCGGACGAGCAGCTGGTGACCATGTCGGTGCGGGAGCTGAACCGGCAGCTGCGGGGCGTCAGCAAGGAGGAGGTGATCCGCctcaagcagaagaggaggacCCTCAAAAACAGGGGCTATGCCCAGTCCTGCCGCTTCAAGAGGGTCCAGCAGCGGCACGTCCTCGAGTCGGAGAAgaaccagctgctgcagcaagtgGAGCACCTAAAGCAGGAGATCTCCAGGCTGGTCCGGGAGAGGGACGCCTACAAGGAAAAGTACGAGAAGCTGGTCAGCAATGGCTTCAGAGAAAACGGATCCAGCAGCGACAACCCTTCCTCTCCAGAGTTTTTCAT